The DNA sequence AACTCTTAACAACGAGTATATTGAATGgctattattgttaattgtttatCGTAGATGAGAGTCGCGACGAGTGCACGCCAGCCAGGCGTGACAGACTTTAGGTGCGTGTCCAGTGTACATGAAAGTTGAGACTTTTTGTAATCTGCATCGCTAACATGTCGCCGGTTGCGGTCAACCATCTCATATATCTACATCACCTGCCAATACCTTCGATCTCGTCGGTAGCCGAAATGGTGGTACACAAAGTGCCGCTTGTACACAGCAGATAGATCACGGCCGTGTCGACGAAAGAGACGAAAAAATCTTGCGTAAAAGCATTCTTAGTCTTATCCGTGTATTTCTAGATTCATAACTGGTGCTTCTGTTTTATTAAGCTTATAAATCATGAATAAATACcgatgttttaatattatcagtTTATTAGGAATCCTAATGCATTATTCAATAGCTATGACCAAATCGTCATGTGTCACAAgtttttttctcttttgtATAAACAAAGAGGCATTCTACACGAAATAAGAGACCTTTTGAGTCTTATCCGATAAACGCAACAAAACCTCGATTGTTAAACTTGTTATTGACATCGGAAATTTAAACACACCCACAGGCAAACCACATCAAgacagaaataattattgaattctTTCTAAAATTGAATTGCTATAACGATTAGTTATATCCCTAACAATTTTTTGATGGCAATGGTTATCGACAGGGTGCAGACACGAGCGATGGGGCGGGCGGTCCGAGCAAGGCGGGCGAGTCGAGCGGCCCAGGGCTCTCCGTGCGACAGACGGCCATCCTGGTGGCAGGCGAGATGGCAGGCAGTGGAGTCCTAGCACTTCCACGGGCCCTCGTTAAGACAGGTCGGTACTTCTTTCGTTTCGTATTCTGGCGCCATTCACTGACAAAACTATGAGTTTTTGTATATACTGTGTTGAAAATGTCTTTTCATTACTTGATATTTcatttatgaatatatatgtTAGGACTACAAAGGCGTGAACAGCTTACTTATCTACAGCACTTCTAAGGAATCGGGTAGGAATCCGAAAACAACCTGTAGATAGCAGCTGGAACTAAAGCGATAAAGATCACCTCGACACTTCCACAattgagcgtttttcaaggcagtttttgccacgcaccaccactttgtggaaccagctgcccactgaagtatttccgaaccaattcgacttagggtccttcaagaaaagagcgtaccaattcttgaaaggccggcaacgcactcgcgtgccctctggcattgcgagtgtccatgggcggcggtatcacttaacatcaggtgagactcctgcccgtttgccccctgttctataaaaaaaaatatgtttttactcATGTACCTACTTCATGTTTGCTCTGCTCagcgtttatttatttgtgtctAAGCTAAGCTAAGGCTAAGGCTGGCGAAAAAGGTTCTTCGcatttaataacaaatgtataatattgcGTTTGGCTACgtatttatttcatgttaCTAAAATGTAGAGGAATACGTGTCCCGTTACGATTGATATTTAAGAATACAAGGGAAGTAATAGTTTTACGGAAAGcctattaaagttatttcttaGACAGTAATCTACTTAACGAAGTCTTATCAAGTTTCAACCGACCGCTGTGCTTGCTCGCCGTTCGCAGGTTACAAACGTACTTCCATACCTACATATCATTTACCTGACGTTACACAATTTACCCTACAGTCCAGTATCAtatcgtcgctgtagaatgataacctcgtatgtccagagaacaaaacattacaggaaacgaaTAAAATGTTTTCGTCAATATTCgttgaaatattattgtgttttcatagttttagatggtataaacacttatttattaataacataaataagtccttacttAATGATTAaaccagttaaatgacataagagtctaagaataaaaaataaatagttttttgacatacgaggttatcattctacagtgacgatataattgaaacttttttgaaaaattctaGTCGGTACCTACAAATACCCACAACGAACTCCTAGAAGGCGTGTTAAAGTAAGACGTAGAACAGCCTAAATCCTGTTAAATATTACATACTATATGTAACATTAGTTATTTGTATCCAATTTGTTGGAATATCATATTGTAAATCCACATTATTTGATACACTGGTACGGCCTCCCATGTCGCGGTCGCCGACCCGATAGTAGTGTTCACAACTAATAATGACGAAAGAAAGtttcattacttttattttttatattcaaattcaaattcaaaaatcatttattcacgtaggtaacacattgtacacttgtgattcgtcattaaagaaataaatattaatgcttttaattttacatttactgccagttctcaaatcaagggcgtagaacggaagagaagaactggcaataaactctccgccactctttttaatcgccatgttttttttttttttttttttacacaacgtttgtaaggagctgcaaccattacaccatgttccacatgacattttaagtaattaataataataacataaataaaaacattgaaaacataaatactgttttttggagcagtgttggcctagtggcttcagcgtgcgactctcattcctgtcgtaggttcgatagcctgtgcaccaatggactttctttctatgtgcgcatttaacattcggtgcaagaaaacatcgtgaggaaaccggtttgccttagacccaaaaagtcgacggcgtgcttcaggcacaggaggctgatcacctgcatgcctattagattaacaaatgatcatgaaacagatatctgaggccctgacctaaaaggtttattttaaatactatttttatgaatCTGAGAGAAAAACGTCACTGTGGATTGTAGCTCCTATGTTAAAACCGTTTGAAACAACGTTTGAAAGACAGTGAATGTTAGTGAATATTCATATtactaatacttttaaatgcTTTATAGCATGCCCACACGCATTTGTGCATACCAATTACTTTTTACTCCCCTATATTTGATATGATGTTTTGTCTATCGTTATCAATTCTTAATTGCAtatactttgttttttttaatgagtcTTGTTGCTATTACTTTGCATTGTTATTTCCAAGCAGCTCGGTCGACGTCCTTGCGCAAACCCGTAATAATATGTTGAGCCTGCACAGACTGGGAGTTGTCCGTGTAataagatttaattattacttgtGGATCCGGTGCATTGAGGAGTTTAAAATTTCCTAGACAACGTCACCTTAGACGGGGTTTAGTGGCTATAAATAAACCATTTACtactttgaaaatatatacgGTCTTGAATACTAGTCTAAAATGTCAGAGTTGCCTATTGATATTGAAATAACTAAATGCAGATAAAGATCCCGCAGAGGTTAAACTGGTTTCCAATCGATTAAGATCTACATAATTTAGTAGCAGTGTCTTCGTTGTTAGCTCATTCTTCTTAGTATTAACCAttgcttaattattatattgtacatTATAAATCTTCGTGCACGTGCCAAGTAGGTGCCTACAGCGGCCGTAATGAGTTTTAAGTCGACTGCAACCCGTGAATATATTGCGCAATGATTCCGCATTAACTCGACGAAGCCACGGCTGATttcaacataatttttaataaatacattaacatATCTTGGCTATAAAAACTTCTCTGGGCCTACGAGGCGACATGTAGAGTATAACAGAGAAATATAACAACCGTATACGTGTGACGAGGACAGGTAGAGAACCAGTCCGACGAGTTTTAGTTCAAATGAGGTAAATATTTCCGTTCTCCCTTTATTATAATGATACAGTTTTATTCttcaaacaaatttgtttgaaGAATAAAACTGTATCAGTCAGTTTAAAATGATcggattttgtttttattatcatttaagaTTCGCAGTATATTTACCTAATACATTCGTAGATAGGCGATTTACTAATATTTACGATGTTTTAGACCAAGTTAGTTTCATCGATCAACATAATATCGTGTGAAACAGATCTGTCGCATGCACACCGACATTCTCCACGCTTCAGCTCGCGCAGCTATCTATCTCCCATCTGATCCAAGCCACGTAAACAAGaatatcataattaataaattgatctTTCTCTAAGAAATCGTGTGATGAAATTCAGAACTGGCAGCGTTTGACTGATCgctataaatataacttctttACGTAGCTATTTGagtattgttaattttttgggTACAATTCACACGAGATCTTAATCACTTTAATatgtagtttatttaaaatagtggAATTTTCTGTACGCCGTTTCTCTGTTGCATTTATCGTAAACCGGTTTAGTAAGTATTTGTTATCAAGGTTTTAAAATCTTGATAAAAACATAGAAATAAGATTTTGATTTCGTGCAGCCGGCgaaagttaatataaatacacttcAGTGTTACaatcataataaattgtaatttttgctGAGCAAATGTACCtaataatgtaatgttttgATCTGTGGAGGTTAAACTACAAATGCGAAAGGCTGTAGAGGCATGcgactttttttttcatcttctTGTTTTTTACTTCAACTGGACTCAACACGTGAACTATTTACAGGATGGGTGGGTGTACCGTTGATAATCGCGATGGCGTTGGCAGCTGCTTTTAGCGGGAAGCGGCTTGGCGACTGCTGGACCATGTTGGAGAACCGCCATCCAGAACTCAGAACCCGAAACCGACACCCGTATGCCATCATCGCCAACGAGGCTTTGGGGCCCATCTGGAGGTAACTGTACCGGAGTTTTCCGTTTTTCAAAAGGCCTACCACGAGGGATCAGGAAATGGAAATTGTCATTGCGTCTCTAAAGGCGAGGATCAGTGGTGTATTGGGAGGGGAACGAGGTGGAACGACGTTCCCTTACCTTTTAGAagttaaacttctttaggcgcatgagggtaaatttttacgtaaacgtcacgaagatgtgcagcgtttctGTCGAAGAAATGGgagagaccgattgagagagagtgagaagggcgaattaccttatagaaattatatttttaaaattaaaatttcgtaaagagaatttatgaaatattagtttttttttatattttatgcaaaattattgaaatctcgCCGTCGCCGCAATTGccaaattgtaattaaaaatgccacgtgtttttattttcgaattaaattaattatattaattttcgacacttaatattttaatgacaattaaattcattaaattcctaacatatcttcctttttcccctcggaaatctaaagttagttaattattaacaagatttaaaaattagtttgctaaaggagtttcacttctgacatatgtactttgtacgcacgcactttttttcaGAACCGGAACGCGTTCCAGTACTtttttagtagatttttttaaaatttcaaatgaaaattacattttaaattatcgaatttgaaaaacattaaaaactaataGACTATTATCTTGctttttgtgttttgtttcttttccCTTTTCACAAATAAACATGTGTTCTATGTTATCTATTCTACATACTATACTAAACTGTAACTGAAAATAAGACTTATTGCTCCCACTATGCGTTCCCTTACTTCTTATGTTACCAATACATCACTGGCGAGGATACATTTTCTTTGGTCTGAAGTCATTACTAGGTAATCGTGGAAACTGCATAAGACCTATTTCACCCGGAAGTAAGGAAGAGAACGTGAACTATTCTCATGTTTACAGTGTGGTGGTATTCGTGTGCCTTATGGTCACTCAATTCGGCATGTCTGTGGTATACCTTCTGCTGGCGGCTCAGCTTATCGAGCAGATCTTCTTGTCGCTGATGCCCAACGTCACCATTTGCATCTGGTACCTGGTGGTCGGATGTGGTGTGACGCCGTTCCTGCTATTCGGAACACCTAAAGATTTCTCGTAAGTGTTATGTATAGAGCTCGTGGTTAGAGTATGCAATATCGTGTGCCATGGTGGtttattatagaacagggggctaacgggcagaaggctcatctgataagtgataccgctgcccatggacactctcaatgcaaggctcgcgagtgcgttgccggcgttttaaggattggtatgctctttttgaaggaccctaagtcgaattggtttagaaatactttagtgggctggttccacatagcggtggtTAGCGGTGGAGTAGTATTGgcatagtggcttcagcgtgcgactctcatacctgaagtcgttggttcgatccccgtctgtgcaccaatggactttctttctatgtgcgcatttaacatttgctcgaacggtgaaggaaaatatcgtgaggaaacagacccaaaaagtcggcggcgtgtgtcaggcactggaggctgatcacctattagatttaaaaatgatcatgaaacagattcagaaatctgaggcaaagacctaaagaggttgtagagccactgatttatttattttttataaaaattcgtTGCAGCAAATTGGGTCTGGTGGCGTTTGTGACGACAGTCTTGGCGTGTCTGTTCTACTTCATCCAGATGATGAACGACGTGAAGCCGTTCGTCTTCCGATGGGGTATTCATGGTTTCACGGACTTCTTCCTCGCCTTTGGAACTATCATGTTTGCTTTTGGCGGTGCTTCCACCTTCCCCACCATCCAGAACGACATGAACGATCGCTCCAAGTTTAACACTAGTCTCAAGTATAGCTTCTCAGGTATATGTTTCAACCTTACGATTTTTATCTTCAGCAATTAGGTGTAGCAACCAACAGCAGTAGGtgggttttaataaatttaagaaatgtattaaagaaaagctgtgtaaaaaggcttactataaagtttacgattatctagttgataaaagggcctgggacttgtgctagacaggctacttctaattaatttgcgatatttgttttaaaataagtgttgtttgatgatttgctgttttaaaagagtaccgagattttttttctctttttctcTCGACCTACACcctctttgccgatgagtagggatgtctaccaattcaaatttaatgacgtggaataagggatatctgtatcttatgttccataataaacatatttttttattttagtttattgaaGTGCAGCACAGAGCCTAAAGATATTTGTCCGCAGCCATACTGGTGCTGTACCTGGTGATAGCCATATCGGGGTACGCGGTGTACGGTGAGGCAGTGGCGCCCAATATAGCAGCGTCGCTCTCTGCCACTGCACTGACCTTAGTGGGCAACGTGCTGATGACTCTGCACCTGCTGGCTGCTTTCGTCATCCTCATCAACCCTGTTTGCCAACATGTGGAGGAGGTCGTTTACCGTGTGCCAACAGGTCAGATAAACTCATTATGtacttatgtatttacaaCCGATTTCTTTTCAGCAAGTGAGATGTGCAATGGCTGCACTTTGAATTGTATAATTTCTTTCTTTAAGCTTAACTATATTGTTATCTAATACTAGCGGACcaggcaaacgtttgttttgtaatgtatattatttctaggaaacatttttttatttcaataaaaatatttatctataataataaaaaataggggttgattgtagaagagtgaaaattaggggaTGTATGTGTGTTTGTAtgctgtaaaataaaaaaatattaatattataaaattaatttaatatatttctctatatatgtatgtatataaaattctcgtgtcacaatgttcgttcccatactcctctgaaacggctcgactgattcttttaaattttcatattcagtaagtctgagtcTGAGTCTGATCGGCTCCTATCTATCTTTTAAACCCCTAAGTGTCCACcccacatttattatatttaaaaaaaaatgtttttatttttttgcctCATACATTCAGGGTctaattttcatctaccctctatgatcaactcctatttttattatagtagatagttatttttattgaactaaaaaaatgttttccagaaataatatacatggtaAAACATCGTTTGCCGGGTGAGCTAGGTTATTATATGTTTCGTATTCTAACACTTTGTACACTTctaaacgtcaaaaagaatGTCGACTCCAATGTACTGAACAAAGTAAATAAGCGTTTGTCATTTACAGAGTCTGTTGGGTACCGTACTCTGGTGCGTCTCTCAGTGATGGCCGGCATCCTGTTCCTGGGTGAGAGTATTCCTCGTTTCTATACGATCCTGGCGCTACTCGGTGGTACTACGCTAGCACTCATCACCTTCGTAGTGCCCTCCTACTGCTACCTCAATTTGCTCGCTAAGGAACCGGCCGGCACCCCTGCAGCTGTGTGAGTATACTTTGCGATCCCAACTCGTATAAGAAGAGTCACAGCCTACGTAACagccagtggcgtaacaatgggatggcagggctggcaaaatgccacgggcccccgacccaagagggcccctgcccaagagatattatgttctatagatgaatgtgaagtctgcAATAGGCATCGGGATAGCGTGGGGACTaaagaccattccctctcacctaagagaggaggcctatggccattagtgggacatatacgtgttattgagtacgctgaaaatctcgaagtttaacgatgtttactgatagggccccatcaaaatttgccacgggccccagattgtatagttacgccactggtgAGAGCAAACATACAAAGCTCACTTCACCCAG is a window from the Pieris napi chromosome Z, ilPieNapi1.2, whole genome shotgun sequence genome containing:
- the LOC125062622 gene encoding amino acid transporter AVT1D-like, giving the protein MSKKSALEVEAAGQNPTETTPLVSRTGADTSDGAGGPSKAGESSGPGLSVRQTAILVAGEMAGSGVLALPRALVKTGWVGVPLIIAMALAAAFSGKRLGDCWTMLENRHPELRTRNRHPYAIIANEALGPIWSVVVFVCLMVTQFGMSVVYLLLAAQLIEQIFLSLMPNVTICIWYLVVGCGVTPFLLFGTPKDFSKLGLVAFVTTVLACLFYFIQMMNDVKPFVFRWGIHGFTDFFLAFGTIMFAFGGASTFPTIQNDMNDRSKFNTSLKYSFSAILVLYLVIAISGYAVYGEAVAPNIAASLSATALTLVGNVLMTLHLLAAFVILINPVCQHVEEVVYRVPTESVGYRTLVRLSVMAGILFLGESIPRFYTILALLGGTTLALITFVVPSYCYLNLLAKEPAGTPAAVASSNWTKLFCWQVIVVGAVGGAFAAYSALSAIFSTAQAVPCYLR